A stretch of DNA from Mucilaginibacter daejeonensis:
CAAAGGAGTAGGTCTTGATGAACTTCGTCTCATACTTTTGATGTATCTCTTCCTTCCAATTGATACCTGCATGATAATACTCGCGCGCAGTGTGGTAAGGCGGTTTGGTATTGAACCATTTGGGCACATCACCGTTACGGTCGATGCCATAATGTTCATGCCATATCTGATGATCGGTCAGGTAAAAGTCGGGCTGGTAGGGGCCACGTGTCGGATCGCGGTCCTCTTCATTCAACGGGAAGTGTTTTTGGTACTCATAGTTCAGACCGAACAGGCAAAAGAAGTTGGCGATCTCCATCTCTTCCTTGCTCTTGACCCTAACCCCGTCAAGGGTAGTATTATCAAAGTTCTTTTCATGTCTGAGGTACTCGTCCTTGCTCTCATAGCCGAACTCATCCCGTTCCGGCCGGGCAAAGAGCGTGATGAAGTTCACAGCCTTTTTTTGAAAGTCGCGGTCGTTCAGAAAGAGGGCATCGAAGCTGGCTTGCAGGAAGGTCTTGGCATACTCAGGCACTCCATCAAAAGCCAGCCTGATCTCGTCCGTTGAACAATGTCGGGTGACCATGTTCCCATACCCATTAAAGGTCTTGACCTGCAACTGGTCAGCACCGGGTATACCTTCACAAAAACGCATCGACCTTTGATACATTTCGGTCACCGCATTATTCGTAAATGAGATGACCAGCAACTCTTGCGGTGTCGCTAGTTTCTTCTCGAGCAGGTAAGCGACCTTCCCTGATATGGTCGTCGTTTTCCCGGTGCCTGCACCGGCGATCACCAGGTTATTGTCCTCGTCCCGGATGATCGCGTCGATCTGCTCATCTGACAATGGATATGGCTCCAGCCGGTCAAAAAGATAAGCGAACTTTTCTCGCTCTTTAATGACAAATTCGTCATTATAGGTCCTACGGATCGAGGCGGCATGATCGTATAAATATATAAAACTCCTGATGACCAGCATCTGCTCTTCTTCCAGTCCGACCTTTTCGAATTCTGGATGAATGGCGTTACGCAGATTTAGGTATCTGTTGAGGTATCTTTGCTCGTCATAATAGGCAAAGTAGCGGTCAAAGTTCACCAGTGAATTGAAAACGATATCAGCCTGCCCGAGGTCACCTATCAGTGCTAAAAGCTTTGGCCGGATCTTCTTTTCGAACAGCCATCTTTTGTAAAGGAACCAGATACCTACGACCGATAAGACCAGGAGCATGGTCTTGATGATCCGGGTGGTATCATAGCGTCTGACTGACATAGCGAATAGCGGCTTGTGGGTTAAGGTTTTAAATGCGCAATAAAGTGAACTTTTGTCGTTTTCGCAAACAGATAGCATTGAGCAGGCACATTGCATAGCCTCGCACCGCCGTAAACAGACCAAAGGGTCATCATCCGCATCCTATCCCCCCTTTAATGATCAACAGCTAACACGTCTCCCAAACTTACCCAGCACCTGCTTGTTATACACCAGTACGATTCGCATGTTCATAATAGCGAACTGGCTCTCAAATATGGAAACTGCATTACCTGGTCTGTTCATTTATCCGGACCTTATCGACGAGGAAAAAGAACAACAATTGCTTAACGAGATCGATAGCCAGACCTGGATCGTGGACTACCTGAGGCGATTACAGTATTATGGTTTCCGAAATGAACTGGAAAAACCGTATCCATTGATACCCTTCCCTATCCCTATGCCGCCGGTCATCCATCAATTGGCCATGGAACTTGTCGAACAAAAGATCATTGATCTGCAGCCCGACCAGGTGATCATCAACGAATATGTACCGGGTGAAGGCATCAAGCCGCATAAGGACAGGGCCTATTATGAGAATCAGATCTGCGGCGTTAATCTGGGAAGCAGTTGTGTGATGCGCTTCATCAAGGGCGATGGCGTGGAGGTATTTGATATAGAGATACCAAGGCGGTCGGTCTATGTGATGCAGGACGATGCCCGTAAAAAGTGGAAGCATGCCATACCGCCACGCAAAAAAGATAAGGTGGATGGCGAAGTACATCATCGGGATAGACGAGTGTCCATTACCTATCGCAAAGTTAAGCCCAAGCA
This window harbors:
- a CDS encoding UvrD-helicase domain-containing protein, giving the protein MSVRRYDTTRIIKTMLLVLSVVGIWFLYKRWLFEKKIRPKLLALIGDLGQADIVFNSLVNFDRYFAYYDEQRYLNRYLNLRNAIHPEFEKVGLEEEQMLVIRSFIYLYDHAASIRRTYNDEFVIKEREKFAYLFDRLEPYPLSDEQIDAIIRDEDNNLVIAGAGTGKTTTISGKVAYLLEKKLATPQELLVISFTNNAVTEMYQRSMRFCEGIPGADQLQVKTFNGYGNMVTRHCSTDEIRLAFDGVPEYAKTFLQASFDALFLNDRDFQKKAVNFITLFARPERDEFGYESKDEYLRHEKNFDNTTLDGVRVKSKEEMEIANFFCLFGLNYEYQKHFPLNEEDRDPTRGPYQPDFYLTDHQIWHEHYGIDRNGDVPKWFNTKPPYHTAREYYHAGINWKEEIHQKYETKFIKTYSFENKEGVLISNLKKRLSQAGVELKHRSPEQLLEMVKKYVYYEEFMNLVYTFLGLMKSNGKTPEELSAIKGDRRLKVFLGVFSHLYKAYQSELQRTRTIDFNDMIIYATKHLANGRFTESYKYILVDEFQDMSLGRYELLKAVRKQNPGVKIYAVGDDWQSIFRFTGSDISIITEFEKHFGYTSKTAILKTYRFNDQILDVSSRFIQRNPSQLKKRLKADHVAKAPSFSFYGSSLNGSDKVARNRIKEEHINNILTAITDQDPKATVFLIGRYQRNIPTNYITIKRRFPGLAIEYHTAHKVKGMTCDHAILLDVDSGPYGFPSEIADDPMLSYLLHEGDKFDNAEERRVFYVAITRARHQNYLLYNKFSPSKFVMELQENLL
- a CDS encoding alpha-ketoglutarate-dependent dioxygenase AlkB — translated: METALPGLFIYPDLIDEEKEQQLLNEIDSQTWIVDYLRRLQYYGFRNELEKPYPLIPFPIPMPPVIHQLAMELVEQKIIDLQPDQVIINEYVPGEGIKPHKDRAYYENQICGVNLGSSCVMRFIKGDGVEVFDIEIPRRSVYVMQDDARKKWKHAIPPRKKDKVDGEVHHRDRRVSITYRKVKPKQVHPIDPQGKVAKILQETFHIRPEQITLLSKR